The genomic interval ggacattcccagctctgtgtgtgatattctgtgtcccctcactggTGTGACAAGGTCCTGCCCTGTCTGCTTGTGGCTccctcagcccccagccccacagggatggtttggggtgaatttccCCAGGATTGCTCCCTGGAGATGGCTGCAAACCCTGCTGGggcctgctgctgtttccatggCAGCACGGAGCCAATTCCTCTTGGATTGAgcacaaaccaaaataaacctgCAGGGAGgtttccccctgcccagccctgcccttggggACCCTCTGCTCCCCCTTTGtcccctgagctccctgggctgctgtcagCAGTGCCTCGGTTCTTTGGGGCTTCTGTGAGATGCAAAACCAATTTCCCAAATCCTTTACCTGCTCAGTGAGGCAGCATCATTTCTGATTTTTGATTATCAAACTCCTatcaaaaacaaaaggaaaaagaaggagaattCTTTATTCAGAGCTGTTCAAAGAGATGAGAGGAGCCTGCAGGGGGTTTGCAAACCCTCCCTGCCAACCCCCAGAGGTAAAACCAACccgtgcccagggcagtgggtcctgagctcagctcctgccagggctccagtTCCCagggtggtttttggtttttcctcACGTTCCTCTCACGTTTCCAGACTGACATCCAGGGATCTGCACCCACAGGTTGAGGCCAGGCTTTGCTAAGATGGACCCAGggcttttcccctctctggctggcactcaaaggcacagctgggaggtgCCCAACCAGCCCTGGGTCCAATAAATGCAGAAGGAAATTCAGTATTTGCCCCTCCAGGAAACAAACACCAGGAGTTCCCCACCCCAGTTTAACTCACCTCTTGTGCCATGCTTAACCTTCAGCCATTTTCACATCTCCTTCCTGCAGTTTCCACCCAGGTTTGGGCAAAATTCACTGCAaagccttgaggggaagccattctgcagctgcccaggcacagcaggggctTTGAGCTGAAAGGGCACCGAggatgggctgggcacagggtggggagGGCCCAGCAGAGGAAATCACctctcaccagcagcagctgctggcccaCACAGCTGTCTGCACAAATGCAGCTTCTGgggtgacaaaaaaaaaagaaaatagaaaaaactattaaaaaagaaaatgtaaaaaaattaaaaataaaaaattataaaaatataaattgtaaaaattttaaaatattaaaaatataaaaatataaaaatagttaaatattaagatataaaaattataaaatataaaaattatagaaatattaaaatataaaattagttaatattaaaataatagaaatattaaaaatataaaaaaagaaaatgtaaaaaatataaaaataaaaaatctaaaaatataaattgtaaaaattataaaatattaaaaatataaaaatactaaaatttaaaaatagttaaatattaaaatataaaaattataaaatattaaaattatagaaatattaaattataatactagttaatattaaaataataaaaatataaaaatattaaaaaagaaaatgtaaaaaatataaatataaaaatttctaaaaatataaattgtaaaaattataaaacattaaaaatataaaaatatttaaatttaaaaatagttaaatattaaaatataaaaattatgaaatattaaaattatagaaatattaaaatataaaattagttaatattaaaataatagaaatattaaaaatataaaaaaagaaaatgtaaaaaatataaaaataaaaaatctaaaaatataaattgtaaaaaattataaaatattaaaaatataaaaatagttaaatattaagatataaaaattataaaatattaaaattatagaaatattaaaatataaaattagttaatattaaaataatagaaatattaaaaatataaaaaaagaaaatttaaaaaatataaaaataaaaaatctaaaaatataaattgtaaaaattataaaacattaaaaatataaaaatactaaaatttaaaaatagttaaatatcaaaatataaaaattataaaatattaaaattatagaaatattaaaataaaatactagttaatattaaaataataaaaatattaaaaatataaaattagttaaatattaaaaatataaaaatataaatatataaattatacaaaaatattttaaaagtttaaaatataaaaaataattggtCAGTTGTggtccagccacagccccagggtggGACAGCACTGTGACACAACGGGGCCATCCTGTGGCAGGTGGCACTCGCGTCACCAAgagccctcccctgccctgctgtgggaaaTAGCAAAGGCAAGAAGACTTTCAGCAAGCTGGGAAAGGAGGCTttaaaaacagagcagagaaattGGAGCTAGAACAGCTGCAAGGTGTGAAAGTGGAAAAGTTACAATGGTACAGCAAGCAGGGACATGAAACAACAGCTTGAGTTTAGGCTTCGCTGAGATAGATCTTAACAGTGCAGAAAAATAAGCCAAGCAAGATAGTGGAAGGTTTAAAGCTGAATAATGAAGTGTTGTGTGTTGTTAACAGAAAGCAGAcaagctctgtgtgcagcaggtGTAGGTGTGCTTTTAGTGATTACCTAAACAATTATCTGTGAGTTTAGCAATGTGCTATTGGCCAGAAAGTTTTTAAATGCTCTGGAACAAAGAAatctttggctgctgctggcaggacatGAGCTTTGCCACCTTGCAATTGTCTGAAGCATTGATGAGGCTGATGCTGCAATAAAGCTCCAGAACAAACCCCAGCAGTCCCGTCCTGATTGTGAAGaaccccagcccaccctgcccttggggtttcctcatttcctcctttttcctcatGGGATGAAGCAgagctgccatccctgtgccctcctgtccccagggtgacagggacaccccctGCCAGCTGCCACATCCACAGAAACATCTGGAGGAGAAGGCCAAGCACTGCCTGGGAGCTCAAAAATCCAATTAAATtcctctttctttaaaaataataaattaatgtgAGGTAGAAAACACAGATTCCTTGGTGAGGATGGTCTGAAGTAGAACCAGCTCTGAGATGTCAGCGTTCAGCTCTTtgatttctgctctgctctggtgaacTCTGGgatctgctctgcactgggagcctcagctgctgcaggcttggCAGGTATTTCACAAGACATTTCATCTTTCTATAGAAACCACAATTGTGCCTGCTGAAACACTCCCCAGccaccaaagaaagaaaacaaaagagacaTCTTCTTCTTGTTGTGCTCTTTTTTCAGCCTTTAAACTTAAAAAAGCTCCTTTTCTGTAGCTGCTTTTCATAACTATGTGGGTTATgcactttttttattttaaagctgccATCTCCATGAACTGTTGTGGCTCCCAGGAGTTCAGGCACCTACCTGGAAACCCTAAAGCTGTGGAACATGGAACCAAACTGCAGGATTTCAATaaatgccagggcagcaggtgaCCAGCGCTGCTCCAGTGCAGCTGGAACTGGAGTCCAGTTTAATGCTGGTGCTCTCCTGATTCAGGGCTTTTAGTTCCTTTCCTGCCTTGCCGTTTatctcttccttctccctgccctcctctgaGCCTTTTCTGGCTCTCTGGAGGCTGGGGATGCCTGAGGCTTTCattgcagggacaggggactgCAGGATTTGTCACTAAAGGGAGCAGGGGGCTGATCTGCCTCCTGTCCCTGATTGCAGGGCAGAAAAGTGACACAAAATGGGACAaatgggctccagcagctcctctccatccAGGGTGGGAAAGGAGCAAAGGGCAGTGTGATGGTGGTCACAGGAGTTTTCAGATGAGGATGTTGACTCCATAtgtcagaaggcttgatttattattttatgatatatatattacattaaaactatcctaaaagaatagaagaaaaagttctcatcagaaggctggctaggctaagaatagaaaagaatgaataacaaaggtttgtggctcggacagagagagagccagctgggctgtgattggccattaattacaaacaaccacatgagaccaatcccagatgcacctgttgcatcccacagcagcagataatcaatgtttacattttgttcctgaggcctcacagcttctcaggaggaaaaatctcaagaaaaagattttcataaaaagatgtcagctcaggggcagagcagcaatTACAGAAAGATTTCCCAGCCCCTGTGGGGATCCCAGGGACCTCAGCCACTGCAAGGATTCCACCCAGAGtcattttcctcctcagagcctctccccctctccttcccctttctttgtccctcagctctgccaggcccctctctgctgcctcctgtgtCACCAGGGACGCATCATTGTCCCCAAGCCTGGCTCCTACCCCAGGAAATCCAGAGCCATcgccacctgcagctccctgctcagttTTCCCTCTTCCCCACGGGCACATCAGCTCATGCTGGCAGCTCATTCATTGCTCCAGAGCAGTTAGAAGCTGCAGAAACACTCCTTGCCATTCCAggggctgcttttccaggagcaggcactgggagagaggggagagcagcCGCTGGTGCAGCAATCAGCGTCTCCAGAGGGGAAGCAATCAGCACCAGCCACAACCTTTCCTCCTCAAAGCTCCCCAGAGGGAAGATTTCAAAGCATCAGAAGGATTTAAacctgtccagctgctgctgagccgTAATTACCAGTTGCACAGTCAGCTCCCACCGCGGCTGACAAAGGCTCAGCAGCAAATGCTCTCCTGGTGGCCCTGCTGGGGTATTTATAgggcctgggcaggcagggggcaggggcagcagcagcaggggaagggagaTGCTGCCAGGGGGGAAACATTTGAACATTTGCTTTCGGCTGCCCGGCCtttcctcagccccagcaggaccCTGGGGTGCAGCCCTTGGCTCTGGGacacagggcagctcctggggctgggacatgggggatttggggtgctgtcCTCAGCAGGAGCCCCCACTGTGGGATTGATGGGGTAGCACGGTcaggagggacagagagcagagatctctgcagccagagcaggaacttggggtttatcGCAAAGTCCCCCCCTGAAGTGCCCCATTCCTCTGTTCTGGGGCTGAGGTAACTCCCTGGAGAGTTTCCCCACTCTGGGATGGCCTGAGAGGATCCTTGGAAAGAGCTCCCGGGAGCTGCATCCCAGCCACACCTGGAGCACAAACATCCATCCCAAACATCCAGAGATCTTTGATCAGAGCAgcccccctggcacagccttgcCCCAAGGACTGCAAGCAGCCGGGCACACAACttaaaatcattttaaaatcaatttaaaatcaatttttacgcaccaaaaattcattttcctgaGTACAGCCACAGGATTCCTTTTCCACAAACTTTATTTACAGCAGTCTCCCATCCCTGGGCTTGCAAGCCACAGCTCCCTCCAGCAGGATTTCTTttgggggtgggaatgggatgagtttttggggtccctgtcaCGGCAGGGATGGGTTGGGATCACTGGAtgagtttttggggtcccttcccgAATTCCCGGCCGGTCCCGGCCCCGCTCGCGGCTCACTCGCGCCCTCCAGCGGCCACGCGGGGCAAGCGCAGCTCCGGCCCCGCATCCCGAGCTCGGccctccccaaacccttcccgAATTCCCGGTCCCATCCCGGGCTCGGccctccccaaacccttcccgAATTCCCGGTCCCATCCCGAGCTCGGCCCTTCCCAAACCCTTCCCGAATTCCCGGTCCCATCCCGGGCTCGGccctccccaaacccttcccgAATTCCCGGCCCCATCCCGAGCTCGgccattcccaaacccttcccaccctgctgcccctctggcagagcatcccagcccctcctgctcgCTCTGACGGCACAAACACCGAACCTGCTCCCGTTAGAAACCTCTGCTCGCACCCAGGGCTACAGAGACACCTGGAAGTCCTGTTGTTCCTCGGGCTCCGGGGGAGCAGCCCgtttgtccctgctgtccccccgGCGCTCAGCGAATTGCACGGCATCGTGGATGCTGTGGAAGGCCAGCTGGCCCCCAGCGCCGCCTGCCCGGCCGGCCCAGCCTCCCTCCCGCAGCCGCTGGCGGATGGAGGGGTTGCAGTTGGCCAGGAGCACCTGCACTCCGACCTCCTCGTAGTCGTGGTGCGTCTCCTTGAGCGCGGAGAGACCCACGGTGTCTATGAACTGCATGGCCCCGCAGTCCAGGATCAGGGTGTGCATGTccggggagggggcacaggcaTCTCCTGGAGggctctcagccctgctcctgccctgtctcgggcagccacagcagcccctggagctgcctggctctggCCGTGCCCGgttccccaggctggcagccagcagtTTTCTGGTACAGCACGGCCTTGAAGTAATCCTTGTTGGCATAGTAGAGGGAGCACTCGAAGCGGAAGATTTTGATGTTGGAgatgctgctgagctgtttGTAGGCGGCCTGGTCCTCGTAgacctccctgtccctgacccTGCCCAGCAGCGTGGCGCGCGGGCGCTGCGTGCGGAAGATGATGCAGAGCAGCGCGAAGCAAACGCCCACCAGCAGCCCGATCTCCGTGGTGACCAGCGTGGAGCACAGCATGGTGGCCCACCACACCGCCGTGTCCAGCTTGCTGAGCTGCCACATCCTGGGCGTGTCCCGGAACCTCCTGAGGCCGCCGCGCAGGTTGACGATGGTGACCACGCCGAGGATGGAGGTCTGCAGCGAGTAGAAGAGCGGGGAGatccacagcagcaccagcagcagcaccagcgaGGTGACCAGCCCGGACACCTGGGTCTGGCTCCCCGTGGACTCCTTCAGCAGGGTCTTggtgagggcagcagagctggcgAAGCAGTAGAAGAAGGAGGGGATGAGGTTGCACATGCCGATGGCGATCATCTCCTGGTTGGCGCTGACGGCGTAGCCGTGCTTCTTGCCAAAGATCTCTGCCAGGGACACGGTCATGGCAAAGCCAATGACAGCAATGGGCAGAGCatccagtgccaggctggggaacaGGCTGAAGTCTGGGACAGTGGGCTTCCTGAAGCCCGTGGGGATGTCCCCACACACGGCGGCCTTGTAGCGCCGCTCGAAGTCGAAGTAGTGGGAGATGAGGGTGGCTGCAATGACCACCAGCAGCTCGATGGGGAACGGGGCCTTCAGCCTCTCCTTGTAGCGCTCGTTGAGCTCCTTGACGGGCACGATGATGGCCAAGGCCACCAGGCTGGTCAGCAGGTCGCAGATGTTGGTGCTGCGGATGTGCCTGAAGAGGTCCACCCAGGTGAGGATGAAGGAGCCCACCCCCTCGTGCCGGGGGATCTTCAGGCCCAGCAGGTATTTCATCTGGGAGGTGATGATGGTGAGGCTGGAGCCTGTCACGAAGCCACCCAGCAGAGGCTCTGACAGGTAGACAGCCACGAAGCCCATCTGTAAAACCCCCAGCAGGATCTGGAAAGcaaagcagccacagcttcagcACGGGtgagaagggctggaaggggtGGCTGGCAATTCATGTCACTTTGCTGCCACTTtagcagctctggctggggatATTAATTTGTCTTCAGGAGTTAATTTGGGGTATGGAAAACCAGAGAGACCTACCTTTAACACTTCTCTGTGGCTGGGGATGCCACTCAGAAAATCCTACAAGGTCCCTACTGCTGCCTCCTCACGACCAGCCCcatcagagcagctctgggtagCACTCACTTGGGATGCCCTGAATTTTAGCTGTCCCATTGGAAAAGCCTGGAATTTCTCAgtgggggcactgccagggagcaTGGCATGGTCCTTCAGGATGGTCCTTGACAGCCCCAaacctgctctgagctgtgcagctgcaggactgAGGTGGTGGGAAGGGGGTTCACAgatccttctcttcccttgcTGAGGATGCTTCAGACACATCCAAGGTTATCCATGgaggaaaacaaaccccatTCAGCTGTGTCTGCACTTTTAAAGTCACTGCATTCACAAATATTCAAGTGTCAGGGTCTAGAAACATTTCTCAGAACTCTTAAATCTGACCCAACACTTAGAGATCCCCAAACTCAGAGACATTCCTAGCAGCAAACAGCACCAGGGTGAACACTGGTACCTGGTAGAGGCCCACCAGGAAGCTCAAGGAAAGGGCCACGGTGATGGCGTAGCAGCTGCGGTCACAGGGCTCTGTCCCGTTCCTGGGGGAGCTGGAGTTGTCCCCGAGGGcggcactgctgtccccatagcctgccagctgcaggtggCGCGTCACCGACTGCCCCACCATGAGGCACAGCACCCCGAAGGAGCCCACGCTGGCGTGGCGCGACGTGGCCGTGGCCGCGTAGATGATGTTGCAGAAGAAGTTGGTGTAGATGCCGTAGACGGGGTCCTGGTTGGCCAGCAGGGAGTAGGAGATGGACTGAGGGATGGCCACGACGCCCACCAGCAGCCCCGAGACCACGTCCCCGAGCAGCTGCGAGCGGGGATTGTAGCGGGGCAGCCACTCCAGCACGGGCAGCAGCCGCAGCAGGGCCCGGCCCAGCGCCCCGGGCCTGCACCTGCAGGCGGCTCTGGCCCTcgccaggagcagctccctgatgCTGCAGCCGgggggctcctgctcctccagcacgATGAAGGGGGCAGGAGCCTCGTGTGGCCCCGGGGAGCCTTTGCTGGGCGCTGGCTCCCGGCTGGGAGCGTCCTCCATGGGAGCTGAGGAGGGAGAGCACGCAGGagtgaggggctgcaggcaccAGCAAGGGGGCTTTGCGTAGCTCCAGGGCTTGCGGCATGGGCAgataagcaaataaataaatacataaataaaatagataataaagtataaataaataaacaaccTAATTACCAAAATATAGATAAATAAAATTGACCAATAAatcataaataaacaaataagccaatactaaaatataaataaacaaatgaaccaatactaaaatataaattaacaAATAAGCCAatactaaaatataaataaacaaataagcCAATActaagatataaaaatataaataaataaaattgaccaataaattataaataaacaaatagaCTAacactaaaatataaataaacaaatgaacCAATACTAagctataaaaatataaataaataaaattgcccaataaattataaataaacaaataagccaatactaaaatataaataaacaaataagcCAATActaagatataaaaatataaataaataaaattgaccaataaattataaataaacaaCTAAACTAacactaaaatataaataaacaaataaaccaatattaagatataaaaatataaataaataaaattgaccaataaatgataaataaacaaataaactaCCACTAAAATATAAACGAATAAACCAATACTAAGAtataaataaactaaataataaattataaataaacaaataaacctaatatcaaaatgtaaataaacaaGTAAACTAATACTAAAAAGATAATTgagctaaaataataaaatataaacaactAAACTAacactaaaatataaataaacaaatgaacCAATACtaagatataaaaaatataaataaatataaataaataaaattgaccaataaatcataaataaaaaataagccaatactaaaatataaataaacaaataagcCAATACTAAgatgtaaaaatgtaaataaataaattgaccaataaattataaataaacaaCTAAACTACACTAAAATATAAACGAATAAACCAATACTAAGAtataaataaactaaataataaattatgaaTAAACAACTAAACCTAAtatcaaaatgtaaataaacaaGTAAACTaatactaaaaatataattgagctaaaataataaaatataaataaacaactAAACTAacactaaaatataaataaacaaatgaacCAATACTAAGAtataaataaactaaataataaattataaataaacaaataaacctaatatcaaaatgtaaataaacaaGTAAACTaatactaaaaatataattgagctaaaataataaaatataaataaacaaataaagtaacactaaaatataaacaaataacGAATACTAAGAtataaataaactaaataataaattatgaataaacaaataaacctaatatcaaaatgtaaataaacaagcaaactAATACTAAAAAGATAATTgagctaaaataataaaatataaataaacaaataaactaatactaaaatataaataaacaaatgaacCAATActaagatataaaaatatagataaataaaattgaccaataaatcataaataaacaaataagccaatactaaaatataaataaacaaataagcCAATActaagatataaaaatataaataaataaaattgaccaataaattataaataaacaaatagaCTAacactaaaatataaataaacaaatgaacCAATACtaagatataaaaaaataaaaaattgcccaataaattataaataaacaaataagccaatactaaaatataaataaacaaataagcAATActaagatataaaaatataaataaataaaattgaccaataaattataaataaacaaataaactaccactaaaatataaacaaataaatgaatacTAAGAtataaataaactaaataataaattatgaataaacaaataaacctaatatcaaaatgtaaataaacaaGTAAACTaatactaaaaatataattgagctaaaataataaaatataaataaacaaataaactaatactaaaatataaataaccAAATAAACCAATACTAAGAtataaataaactaaataataaattatgaataaacaaataaacctaatatcaaaatgtaaataaacaaGTAAACTaatactaaaaatataattgagctaaaataatacaatataaataaacaaataaactaaCACTAAAATATAAACGAATAAACCAATACTAAGAtataaataaactaaataataaattatgaataaacaaataaacctaatatcaaaatgtaaataaacaaGTAAACTaatactaaaaatataattgagctaaaataataaaatataaataaacaaataaaatataaataaaatataaaaatttaaatataaaaatttaaaaataaaatataaataaacaaataaactaacactaaaatataaataaacaaatgaacCAATACTAAGAtataaataaactaaataataaattataaataaacaaataaacctaatatcaaaatgtaaataaacaaGTAAACTaatactaaaaatataattGAGCTAAATTAATAAAAGATAGATAAACAAATACCATAatactaaaatataaataaccAAATAAACCAACactaatatataaataaactaaaaaataaatcataaataaacaaataaacctaatatcaaaatgtaaataaacaaGTAAACTAATAGTAAAAATATAATTgagctaaaataataaaatataaataaataaataaacaaataataaaatataaataaacaaataaactaatactaaaatataaataaacaaatgaacCAATactaatatataaataaattaaataataaaatatgaataaacaAACCTAAtatcaaaatgtaaataaacaaGTAAACTaatactaaaaatataattgagctaaaataataaaatataaataaacaaataaactaacactaaaatataaataaccAAATAAACCAATactaatatataaataaactaaataataaattatgaataaacaaataaacctaatatcaaaatgtaaataaacaaGTAAACTaatactaaaaatataattgagctaaaataataaaatataaataaacaaataaacactaaaatataaataaacaaataaaccaatACTAAGAtataaataaactaaataataaattataaataaacaaataaacctaatatcaaaatgtaaataaacaaGTAAACTaatactaaaaatataattgagctaaaataatacaatataaataaacaaataaactaaTACTACAAATATAATTGagctaaattaataaaatatagataaataaatacCATAATACTAAAATATAATAAACAATTAAATACCATAAATAagtaatacaaataaataaataaataaatggaaattatCTCAGACAAATAAAAGCGTTTTCCCAAGCTTGATTCATTTGTTCTCACTTCTGGAGCTGATTAACCACAACCCCCAAATCAGGGGCACAGCTACAAAGCTCCCCATAGTCCTTTCCCATCCCTCTTGTTTTGAAATGGGAACTTCACtcaatttcagtgaaatttccCTGAATTTCACTCAAACTAAAACTCCTTCTGCCGTCAAGACACTGCTACTTTAGGCAAAACCTTCTTTTTGGAAATTTTAAGACATTCCAAAGATACTTTAGGAATCAAGGTGTGGGTAAGGGAGATAATTTgccaattattttttccttcaacattacataattttaaattgtgttaGTGCCTTCCACCAAACAGGGGCTCCCACCTGCAGGATGAAACCCCCTGCTTTTTCAGGCTGGTTTAGTTACAGAGACACCATCCAGAGCCACTCCAGGTTTTTTCAGACAAAATGCAGCTGCACCAAAACGCCTTTTTGTGACAGCTGAACcacagacagagagagaaaaacactcCAGAGGGGAGCCCCAGAGTGGCTGTGGTTTGGAACCGAGCTGGGATGAGGAGAaatcccattcctgccctgcacacatcACCAAATCTCACCTGTGGCTGCAAACTGGGGGTTtcctcagcacctgcagcttctcccctgggctc from Zonotrichia leucophrys gambelii isolate GWCS_2022_RI chromosome 13, RI_Zleu_2.0, whole genome shotgun sequence carries:
- the LOC135453703 gene encoding LOW QUALITY PROTEIN: sulfate transporter-like (The sequence of the model RefSeq protein was modified relative to this genomic sequence to represent the inferred CDS: inserted 2 bases in 1 codon) is translated as MEDAPSREPAPSKGSPGPHEAPAPFIVLEEQEPPGCSIRELLLARARAACRCRPGALGRALLRLLPVLEWLPRYNPRSQLLGDVVSGLLVGVVAIPQSISYSLLANQDPVYGIYTNFFCNIIYAATATSRHASVGSFGVLCLMVGQSVTRHLQLAGYGDSSAALGDNSSSPRNGTEPCDRSCYAITVALSLSFLVGLYQILLGVLQMGFVAVYLSEPLLGGFVTGSSLTIITSQMKYLLGLKIPRHEGVGSFILTWVDLFRHIRSTNICDLLTSLVALAIIVPVKELNERYKERLKAPFPIELLVVIAATLISHYFDFERRYKAAVCGDIPTGFRKPTVPDFSLFPSLALDALPIAVIGFAMTVSLAEIFGKKHGYAVSANQEMIAIGMCNLIPSFFYCFASSAALTKTLLKESTGSQTQVSGLVTSLVLLLVLLWISPLFYSLQTSILGVVTIVNLRGGLRRFRDTPRMWQLSKLDTAVWWATMLCSTLVTTEIGLLVGVCFALLCIIFRTQRPRATLLGRVRDREVYEDQAAYKQLSSISNIKIFRFECSLYYANKDYFKAVLYQKTXLAASLGNRARPEPGSSRGCCGCPRQGRSRAESPPGDACAPSPDMHTLILDCGAMQFIDTVGLSALKETHHDYEEVGVQVLLANCNPSIRQRLREGGWAGRAGGAGGQLAFHSIHDAVQFAERRGDSRDKRAAPPEPEEQQDFQVSL